In the genome of Candidatus Methylomirabilota bacterium, one region contains:
- the fabF gene encoding beta-ketoacyl-ACP synthase II — protein sequence MTDKRRVVITGVGLVSPLGVGTEPTWSRLLAGCSGVANITLFDASRHSTRFAAEVRGFDPLNWVEKKDVKKMDRFIQFAVAAADVALADSGLKIDAAEADMVGVYIGSGIGGFATIEREHETLLREGPRRISPFFIPAAIVNLASGWVSIRTGAKGPNSATCTACTTSAHAVGDSFRLIQRGEANAMIAGGSEAAITPLGVGGFSAMRALSTRNDDPARSSRPFDKERDGFVIGEGSGIVVLEELEHARRRGAPIYCELVGYGMSSDAYHITAPCEDGDGAMRVMNRTLKDAGVEPTVVDYVNVHGTSTPQGDKVEVVALKRVFGDHARRMAISSTKSMTGHLLGAAGGLEAGITALALKTQMLPPTINYQHPDPDCDLDVVPNAARKADVNYALSNSFGFGGTNGALLFRRYQG from the coding sequence CTGGTATCTCCCCTCGGAGTGGGGACCGAGCCCACCTGGAGCCGGCTCCTGGCCGGATGCTCCGGGGTGGCGAACATCACCCTCTTCGATGCCTCGCGTCATTCCACGCGGTTCGCGGCGGAGGTGAGGGGCTTCGACCCGCTGAACTGGGTGGAGAAGAAGGACGTCAAGAAGATGGATCGGTTCATCCAGTTCGCGGTGGCAGCCGCGGACGTCGCCCTCGCCGATTCGGGGCTGAAGATCGACGCGGCCGAGGCCGACATGGTCGGCGTGTACATCGGGAGCGGCATCGGCGGGTTCGCCACGATCGAGCGCGAGCACGAGACGCTCTTGAGGGAAGGCCCGCGCCGCATCAGCCCGTTCTTCATTCCGGCCGCGATCGTCAACCTCGCTTCGGGATGGGTCTCCATCCGCACCGGCGCCAAGGGGCCCAACTCCGCCACCTGCACCGCCTGCACCACCAGCGCCCACGCCGTCGGGGACTCCTTCCGGCTGATCCAGCGCGGGGAGGCCAACGCGATGATCGCGGGCGGCAGCGAGGCCGCCATCACGCCCCTGGGCGTGGGCGGCTTCAGTGCCATGCGCGCGCTCTCCACCCGCAACGACGATCCGGCCCGCTCCTCGAGGCCCTTCGACAAAGAGCGGGACGGCTTCGTGATCGGGGAGGGATCGGGGATCGTCGTCCTGGAGGAGCTGGAGCACGCCCGCCGGCGGGGCGCCCCCATCTACTGCGAGCTGGTGGGATACGGCATGTCCTCCGACGCCTACCACATCACGGCTCCTTGCGAAGACGGGGACGGGGCGATGCGGGTGATGAACCGGACGCTGAAGGACGCGGGGGTGGAGCCGACGGTCGTGGACTACGTCAACGTCCACGGGACGTCGACGCCCCAGGGCGACAAGGTGGAGGTCGTGGCCCTCAAGCGGGTTTTCGGCGACCACGCCCGCCGCATGGCCATCAGCTCCACCAAGTCGATGACGGGTCACCTCCTGGGGGCCGCCGGCGGGCTGGAGGCCGGCATCACGGCCCTCGCCCTCAAGACCCAGATGCTCCCTCCGACCATCAACTACCAGCACCCGGACCCGGATTGCGACCTCGACGTCGTTCCGAACGCCGCCCGCA